One stretch of Armigeres subalbatus isolate Guangzhou_Male chromosome 2, GZ_Asu_2, whole genome shotgun sequence DNA includes these proteins:
- the LOC134209945 gene encoding uncharacterized protein LOC134209945, with translation MSHRTNTLVVDFSVLPTRPPLEQVKKFLEKSIKLDMADVKSIQLHNLNNCVFIEMNDAGVAPRLQQQNHLKHSFHRLGVIYRIPVYVDGPTTTIKLHDLSPRMPNTTIINHLKQYGKIISIRNETWKNFFPGVLNGVRVVRMMIEKPIPSRISIENEPTLVTGQKQNDQPQSKCPVATSEPTSEIPSNTSEQITTGPPPVQTESNESENDNDDDDDDDDDDRQIGASAKRRLSAASGTASDTRADNIPKRPCGEDAYNTGDTREHDEADWRVYNTRSRTKK, from the coding sequence ATGTCACACAGAACGAACACGCTTGTCGTGGACTTTAGTGTTCTTCCAACACGACCTCCGTTGGAGCAGGTGAAAAAGTTCCTGGAGAAGTCAATCAAGCTTGACATGGCTGATGTTAAGAGCATTCAGCTGCACAACCTCAACAACTGCGTGTTTATCGAGATGAACGATGCAGGTGTAGCACCACGACTACAGCAGCAAAACCATCTGAAACATTCGTTCCATCGTCTAGGCGTAATCTAtcgcataccggtgtatgttgATGGCCCCACTACAACAATCAAGCTACACGACCTTTCGCCACGCATGCCGAATACCACCATCATCAACCATCTGAAACAATATGGCAAAATAATCTCCATACGAAATGAGACCTGGAAAAACTTCTTCCCGGGAGTGCTGAACGGTGTGAGAGTAGTGCGAATGATGATAGAAAAACCGATACCATCGCGCATCTCTATCGAGAATGAACCGACGCTAGTTActggccaaaaacaaaatgaTCAACCGCAATCAAAGTGCCCAGTGGCGACTTCAGAGCCTACATCAGAAATACCATCGAACACATCCGAACAAATCACTACCGGCCCTCCACCAGTTCAAACGGAATCAAACGAAAGTGAAAACGacaatgacgacgacgacgacgacgacgacgacgataggCAAATTGGAGCCAGCGCGAAAAGGCGATTGTCAGCCGCATCGGGAACAGCAAGCGACACACGTGCCGATAACATCCCAAAGAGACCGTGTGGTGAAGACGCTTACAATACAGGCGATACCAGAGAACATGATGAAGCGGACTGGAGAGTGTATAACACACGAtcaagaacaaaaaaataa